A genomic window from Salmo salar chromosome ssa23, Ssal_v3.1, whole genome shotgun sequence includes:
- the bsnd gene encoding barttin, giving the protein MAEGKPYRYGLIAAGMCVLLVGLFVMTQERPHIYATLCSLGIIMVTLGTAWSLCQCYPKVVLISQSLEERGAKDSMDAAAGDKNISVTLAGFHDKKVSPALSVPLVLQLHSSHSCPILHLA; this is encoded by the exons ATGGCGGAGGGTAAGCCGTACCGGTATGGTCTGATCGCGGCGGGGATGTGTGTGTTGTTAGTCGGTCTGTTCGTTATGACTCAGGAGCGACCTCACATCTACGCAACACTCTGCTCTCTGGGGATCATCATGGTCACCCTTGGCACCGCGTGGAGCCTCTGCCAGTGCTACCCTAAG GTGGTGTTGATCTCTCAGAgcctggaggagaggggagccAAGGACAGCATGGATGCTGCTGCAGGAGATAAAAACAtcag tgttacaCTGGCTGGTTTCCATGATAAGAAGGTCAGCCCtgccctgtctgtccctctggtcCTCCAGCTCCACTCTTCCCACAGCTGTCCCATACTACACCTGGCTTGA